A DNA window from Vibrio tarriae contains the following coding sequences:
- a CDS encoding RluA family pseudouridine synthase, which produces MSALPDCFTRFTSVIAHIALPERFTYPFCYQPHPLSEIAADELQQHLLTQTDWYHPFGLTETDPQAHGKMFGVLVVQHRSGTLGYLAAFSGQLAEQNRLPGFVPPVFDRFADASFFRVDGDQIAVINQQVREQETDPELAELASALKQSQLQAEHELSQRRTLHSKLRHFRKQQRLQAEELPEKEKHTLLARLAEESVQQKRQLQCLKQEWEQRIAALQHRLDHKLMRIEQLKQQRKQRSAALQKKLFSAYRFANIRGVEKDLVELFSVTKNPLPPAGSGECAAPKLLHYAFQHQLRPIALAEFWWGRSPKSEIRQHKKFYPACQSKCQPILAHMLEGMTLEDNPLLSNPAQGQDITIVYQDDAIVVVNKPAEFLSVPGVHVHDSVLTRLKAQFTQAEGVFALHRLDMSTSGLLVFALTRRANKQLQKQFISRAVQKRYVALIEGKLSETQGEIQLPLCGDLDDRPRQKVCWQQGKPALTRWETVQVEQNRTRVYLYPHTGRTHQLRVHCAHHLGLNAPIVGDDLYGLQDKRLFLHAEQLSFAHPYTKQPMTFQVDADF; this is translated from the coding sequence ATGTCTGCACTGCCCGATTGCTTCACTCGTTTTACTTCTGTCATCGCCCATATCGCGCTACCCGAGCGCTTTACTTATCCATTTTGTTATCAGCCACACCCACTGTCTGAAATCGCAGCCGATGAGCTGCAGCAACATTTGCTCACTCAAACCGATTGGTATCACCCTTTTGGTTTAACGGAAACCGATCCACAGGCTCACGGCAAAATGTTTGGGGTACTGGTTGTGCAGCACCGCTCTGGAACCTTGGGTTATTTGGCGGCGTTCTCTGGTCAACTGGCTGAACAAAATCGGTTGCCGGGATTTGTTCCTCCTGTGTTTGATCGCTTTGCTGATGCGTCTTTTTTCAGAGTGGATGGCGATCAGATTGCGGTCATTAACCAACAAGTGCGAGAGCAAGAAACTGATCCGGAGCTTGCGGAACTCGCTAGTGCCCTTAAGCAATCTCAGTTACAAGCCGAGCATGAGCTGAGCCAGCGGCGTACATTGCACAGCAAGCTGCGTCACTTTAGAAAACAGCAGCGCTTACAAGCAGAAGAGTTACCAGAAAAAGAAAAACACACTCTGTTGGCCCGCTTGGCGGAAGAAAGTGTGCAACAAAAGCGTCAGTTACAGTGCCTCAAACAAGAGTGGGAACAGCGTATTGCGGCTTTACAGCATAGGTTAGATCATAAACTCATGCGCATTGAGCAACTGAAACAGCAACGTAAACAGCGCTCTGCGGCGCTGCAGAAAAAACTGTTCTCCGCCTATCGTTTTGCTAATATCCGTGGCGTTGAAAAGGATTTGGTTGAGCTATTTTCCGTGACCAAAAATCCGCTCCCACCCGCAGGTTCAGGCGAGTGCGCGGCTCCAAAACTATTACACTATGCGTTCCAACATCAGCTGCGACCCATTGCATTGGCAGAGTTCTGGTGGGGGCGTTCCCCCAAATCGGAAATTCGTCAGCATAAGAAGTTCTATCCTGCTTGTCAGAGCAAATGCCAACCGATTTTGGCGCACATGCTAGAAGGGATGACGCTGGAAGACAATCCACTACTCAGCAATCCGGCGCAAGGTCAAGACATCACCATTGTGTATCAAGATGACGCCATCGTGGTGGTCAATAAGCCTGCTGAATTTCTCTCTGTCCCCGGTGTGCATGTGCATGATTCTGTATTGACGCGCTTAAAGGCTCAATTTACCCAAGCAGAAGGGGTATTTGCCCTACATCGTCTCGATATGTCTACTTCTGGACTTTTGGTGTTTGCGCTGACGCGACGTGCTAACAAACAGTTGCAAAAGCAGTTTATTTCTCGAGCCGTCCAAAAGCGCTATGTCGCACTTATCGAAGGAAAATTGAGCGAAACACAAGGAGAGATCCAGTTGCCTTTGTGTGGCGATCTGGATGATAGACCAAGACAAAAAGTGTGTTGGCAGCAAGGTAAGCCTGCACTCACTCGTTGGGAAACCGTGCAAGTGGAGCAAAACCGAACTCGTGTTTACCTCTACCCACATACAGGACGTACCCATCAATTGCGGGTACATTGCGCCCATCACCTTGGCTTAAATGCGCCGATTGTCGGTGACGATTTATATGGCTTGCAAGACAAACGTTTGTTTTTGCATGCCGAACAACTGAGTTTTGCTCATCCCTACACTAAGCAGCCCATGACTTTCCAAGTCGATGCGGATTTTTAA
- a CDS encoding SulP family inorganic anion transporter: MNEVKAVWIRQWFPGLYQFKDYERGWLTDDVRAAFSVVAVALPVAIAYAQLTGVPAIVGLYSCVLPMLVYALMGTSRQLIVGPDAATCAVIAAVVTPLAAGDTTKHWQLVMTMTAMTGLWCLLASRLKLGIFADFLSRPILLGLLNGVALTIIVGQFAKVLGLKYEKRYLLERIVEAPELLYSLHWQTLGLSALTLAIYLVIKRWQPRWPAAMFAIMVAALLVWALNLESVGVQVVGVIQGGLPEFQAPAFDLGISRELVMPALNLAMVSFVSMMLTARSFAAKNGYDIDADKEFRALGVANVAAAFSQGFAISGADSRTAVNDANGGKSQLVSVIAALFIALVAVFAYQPLQFIPVAALGVVLIIASLSLLDLKGVWNLRKRDKDAFYLALITFIAVLVIGVIPGITLAVLLGLFQFLKLVMRPTDQMMGLDEEGTLRTLDGSEKAKPIPGMVIFRFNSPLTYFNAPYFKRRILDQTEREGTQVGCVIIDAVASFTHLDLSVMAMLADLHGILKKRGIRLILAGRKRSLRHWCDLTGINTAEGGIVLRADMYLAIKLSGCYLSAMEEGHVPAVQKEPDISVLLKPTTTEVA; encoded by the coding sequence GTGAATGAAGTGAAAGCAGTGTGGATAAGGCAGTGGTTCCCCGGACTCTACCAATTTAAAGATTACGAACGGGGATGGTTAACCGATGATGTGCGAGCGGCCTTTTCTGTTGTTGCTGTAGCGCTGCCTGTCGCGATCGCTTATGCGCAGTTAACCGGTGTGCCTGCTATTGTCGGGCTCTATTCGTGTGTTCTGCCTATGCTGGTGTATGCGCTGATGGGTACCTCACGCCAATTGATTGTGGGGCCAGATGCCGCCACTTGTGCGGTGATTGCGGCCGTGGTGACCCCGCTGGCAGCGGGTGATACCACCAAACATTGGCAGTTGGTGATGACCATGACCGCCATGACTGGTTTATGGTGCTTACTGGCGAGCCGACTCAAACTGGGTATTTTTGCCGATTTTCTTTCGCGGCCGATTTTATTAGGCCTGCTCAACGGTGTGGCGCTGACGATTATTGTTGGTCAGTTTGCCAAAGTATTGGGACTCAAGTATGAAAAACGTTATCTGCTCGAGCGGATTGTTGAAGCGCCAGAGCTGCTGTACTCCTTGCATTGGCAAACCTTGGGTTTGAGTGCGCTCACTTTAGCGATTTACTTAGTGATCAAGCGCTGGCAGCCGAGATGGCCTGCGGCGATGTTTGCAATCATGGTCGCGGCCTTGCTGGTGTGGGCACTGAATCTTGAAAGCGTGGGTGTACAAGTGGTGGGGGTTATCCAAGGCGGTTTACCTGAGTTCCAAGCTCCGGCTTTTGATTTAGGGATCAGCCGTGAACTCGTTATGCCTGCGCTCAACTTAGCGATGGTGAGCTTTGTGAGTATGATGCTCACCGCTCGCAGCTTTGCGGCTAAAAATGGCTACGATATTGATGCGGATAAAGAGTTCCGAGCGCTTGGTGTCGCGAATGTCGCAGCAGCCTTTTCGCAAGGCTTTGCGATCAGTGGTGCCGATTCCCGTACCGCAGTCAATGACGCCAATGGTGGTAAATCGCAACTGGTTTCGGTCATCGCAGCCTTGTTTATTGCGCTGGTGGCGGTTTTTGCTTATCAGCCTTTGCAATTTATCCCTGTCGCGGCTTTGGGCGTGGTGCTGATCATCGCCTCATTGTCTTTGCTCGATTTAAAAGGCGTTTGGAATTTAAGAAAGCGTGATAAAGATGCGTTTTACCTCGCACTCATCACCTTTATCGCAGTGTTAGTGATTGGGGTGATCCCTGGGATCACCTTGGCGGTACTGCTTGGTTTATTCCAATTTCTCAAGTTGGTGATGCGCCCCACCGATCAAATGATGGGATTGGATGAGGAAGGAACGCTGCGCACACTCGATGGTTCAGAGAAAGCAAAACCGATCCCCGGCATGGTGATTTTCCGTTTCAATTCTCCGCTGACCTATTTTAACGCGCCTTATTTTAAGCGGCGTATTCTCGATCAGACGGAGCGTGAAGGCACCCAAGTGGGTTGTGTGATCATTGATGCCGTGGCCAGTTTTACCCACTTAGATCTGAGTGTGATGGCGATGCTAGCTGACTTACATGGCATCCTGAAAAAACGCGGTATCCGCCTCATTCTGGCGGGACGCAAACGCAGTTTACGCCATTGGTGTGACCTTACTGGGATCAATACTGCAGAAGGTGGAATCGTCCTGCGTGCCGATATGTACTTAGCCATCAAACTAAGTGGTTGTTACTTAAGTGCGATGGAAGAAGGACATGTCCCTGCGGTACAGAAGGAGCCAGACATCAGTGTGCTGTTAAAACCAACCACGACCGAAGTGGCTTAA
- a CDS encoding HAD family hydrolase, translating to MTFQAAIFDMDGLLLDTERVCMRVFQEACAACGLPFQQEVYLSVIGCNAKTINGILSQAYGEELPRLHNEWRQRYNAVVLHEAIPHKDGVIALLEWLKARSIPMAVATSTQKEVALIKLQLAGLDHYFANITTGCEVTQGKPHPEIYLLAAERLGVEPQQCLAFEDSNNGIKAAMAAQMQAFQIPDLVKPSLEVIALGHPICTSLNDVIDLL from the coding sequence ATGACATTTCAAGCCGCTATTTTTGATATGGATGGTCTATTGCTCGATACAGAGCGTGTCTGTATGCGAGTGTTTCAAGAGGCGTGCGCCGCTTGCGGATTGCCTTTTCAGCAAGAGGTGTATCTCTCGGTGATAGGCTGTAATGCCAAAACCATTAATGGCATTTTGAGCCAAGCTTATGGTGAAGAGTTACCAAGGTTGCATAACGAGTGGCGGCAGCGTTATAACGCGGTTGTGTTGCATGAAGCCATTCCACATAAAGATGGGGTGATCGCACTACTGGAATGGCTGAAAGCCCGTTCAATTCCAATGGCGGTGGCGACCTCTACCCAAAAAGAAGTGGCGCTCATCAAGTTGCAATTGGCTGGTTTAGATCACTATTTTGCGAATATCACCACGGGCTGTGAAGTGACTCAAGGTAAACCTCATCCCGAGATCTATTTACTCGCGGCAGAGCGCTTAGGTGTCGAACCTCAGCAATGCCTTGCGTTTGAAGACTCGAATAATGGCATCAAAGCCGCTATGGCAGCGCAAATGCAGGCCTTCCAAATCCCTGATTTAGTCAAACCGAGTCTCGAGGTGATCGCTCTTGGTCATCCTATTTGCACGAGCCTAAATGATGTGATCGACCTGTTATAA
- a CDS encoding EAL domain-containing protein has translation MAKETAVISKVPKRIAFAILLSPLIIFLLTQKLWASLVAQHLLNQKFTQINQYLEQRSVALDSMITQQVQLLTFTCNSDDLKLIRDPQFYNRFVRLIGIEKAQGDGCSTIGYSIELGSNSSTSEPMGFTLSATPKTQTASRELLIQYSEPRGRVFWVVDGSWAQELLREPCSDCFYLKFHFLDPALRELDIRRGQPEILEQAAGISVHRVTGAAPFHSEQTLSAGDALRHYVRQHALIWGVPITLLLGLLLTCGYLVLRNYRNSIEGLIEKGLRDEEFIPYYQPIVDSRTCKVVGYEVLLRWQKGHQLVPPGLFIAAAESSGLVVKITNQLMHQVYRDLAQLPNSHWVSINVVAEHLEQHHLSHLLQELQWPYHERLKFELTERVPIKAMTQAQEEVFYLLKKGYQFKIDDFGTGYGGFAYIQNLQISSIKIDKMFVDTIDTSDVKISVLDSIIASAKHGNIEVIAEGVEGQHQVDYLAERGVYWIQGYFYAKPMPLAEALAFEAPEKRCYESNAQTV, from the coding sequence ATGGCTAAGGAAACGGCTGTGATTTCAAAAGTACCGAAAAGAATCGCGTTTGCCATTCTACTCTCGCCACTGATTATTTTCCTACTGACTCAGAAACTCTGGGCTTCCCTTGTCGCACAACACTTACTTAATCAAAAATTTACTCAAATTAATCAGTACCTCGAACAACGCAGTGTTGCTTTAGACAGCATGATCACGCAACAAGTACAATTGCTGACGTTTACCTGTAATAGCGATGATCTAAAGCTGATCCGTGACCCACAGTTTTATAACCGATTTGTTCGTTTAATTGGCATTGAAAAAGCACAAGGCGATGGTTGTTCTACCATAGGTTATTCCATTGAGCTCGGATCGAATTCATCCACATCTGAGCCGATGGGTTTCACTCTATCAGCAACACCCAAAACCCAAACCGCCTCACGAGAATTGTTGATCCAGTATAGCGAGCCAAGAGGTCGCGTATTTTGGGTAGTGGATGGCAGTTGGGCACAAGAGCTGCTTCGCGAACCTTGCTCTGACTGCTTTTATCTAAAGTTTCATTTCTTAGATCCAGCCCTCAGAGAACTCGACATTCGGCGTGGTCAGCCCGAGATACTTGAGCAAGCGGCAGGAATTTCTGTACATCGAGTAACTGGGGCTGCACCGTTTCACAGTGAACAAACCTTATCTGCTGGTGACGCATTACGCCACTATGTTCGCCAACATGCGCTCATTTGGGGAGTACCGATCACGCTGCTACTTGGCCTTCTTTTGACTTGCGGCTATCTGGTGTTACGTAACTATCGTAATTCCATTGAAGGGCTGATCGAGAAGGGGTTGCGCGATGAAGAATTTATTCCCTATTACCAACCCATTGTTGACTCACGAACCTGCAAAGTGGTCGGCTATGAAGTGTTGTTACGCTGGCAAAAAGGCCATCAATTGGTTCCACCTGGGTTATTTATTGCTGCCGCAGAAAGCTCAGGTTTGGTAGTAAAAATTACTAATCAACTCATGCATCAGGTCTATAGAGACCTCGCCCAGCTTCCTAATTCACACTGGGTTAGCATCAATGTTGTAGCAGAGCATCTCGAACAACATCATCTCTCTCATTTACTTCAAGAGCTGCAATGGCCATACCACGAACGCCTGAAGTTCGAACTGACCGAACGTGTCCCGATCAAAGCCATGACTCAAGCGCAAGAAGAAGTGTTTTACCTCTTGAAAAAAGGGTATCAGTTTAAAATTGATGATTTTGGTACTGGCTACGGTGGCTTTGCATATATTCAAAACTTGCAAATCAGTAGTATCAAAATCGACAAAATGTTCGTCGATACCATAGATACCAGCGACGTAAAAATCAGTGTTTTAGATTCGATTATCGCCTCCGCCAAGCATGGCAATATCGAAGTGATCGCCGAAGGTGTAGAAGGCCAACATCAAGTTGATTACCTCGCGGAGCGTGGCGTTTATTGGATTCAGGGCTATTTTTACGCCAAACCCATGCCACTGGCTGAAGCCTTGGCTTTTGAAGCCCCAGAGAAACGTTGCTATGAGAGTAATGCCCAAACAGTTTGA
- a CDS encoding rhodanese-like domain-containing protein, whose translation MQKNWLKAVLALFTAGVGVGAQASERADIAWQMIREGALLVDVRTTEEYAQGHLDNALNWPLSEVETAFQSIAKDRPIVVYCRSGNRSGMAQKHLIGQGYTQVHNGGGYEEIRQAAKK comes from the coding sequence ATGCAGAAAAATTGGCTTAAAGCTGTTTTAGCCTTGTTCACCGCGGGAGTTGGTGTCGGCGCACAAGCTTCCGAACGCGCGGATATCGCATGGCAAATGATACGGGAAGGCGCGTTATTAGTTGACGTCCGCACAACTGAAGAATATGCCCAAGGCCATCTAGACAATGCTTTAAACTGGCCACTCAGCGAGGTAGAAACTGCGTTTCAATCCATCGCTAAAGATCGACCGATTGTAGTTTATTGTCGCAGCGGCAATCGTTCAGGGATGGCTCAAAAACACTTAATAGGCCAAGGTTACACACAAGTACACAATGGCGGTGGCTATGAAGAAATACGCCAAGCAGCGAAGAAATAA
- a CDS encoding oxidoreductase, translating to MPNTPLKVGVIGYGYSAKTFHLPFIDTLESLTLSAISSSQQQVVQADWPQIAYFDSAQRLITESDVDLVIITAPNDVHFSLAKLALEQGKHVIVEKPFVTRIEQGKTLIELAQQKNLVLSVFHNRRWDGDFLTVKKLIEQGRLGEVKVFESHFDRYRPIVRQRWREQAQEGGGILFDLAPHLLDQALALFGLPQSLSADCRIMRPEASTIDYFDLQLYYPQHVVRLHANLYSPEPNVRYQVLGSLGKFLKYGLDPQEDRLKTGVVPCTPEWAQETSEQFGVFYHAEGSEIIPTEQGGYQHYFQQVALAIRHGKANPVSAESALQSIQLIELALESSAKGQRLTVAL from the coding sequence ATGCCCAATACCCCACTTAAGGTTGGCGTTATCGGTTATGGATACTCTGCGAAAACGTTTCATTTGCCGTTTATTGACACGTTAGAATCGCTCACCTTAAGCGCGATCAGCTCTAGCCAGCAGCAAGTGGTACAAGCAGATTGGCCACAGATCGCCTACTTTGATTCGGCGCAGCGGCTCATCACAGAAAGTGATGTCGACTTGGTGATTATCACCGCGCCAAATGATGTGCATTTTTCTCTCGCTAAACTGGCGTTAGAACAGGGCAAACACGTGATTGTGGAAAAGCCTTTTGTTACGCGCATTGAGCAAGGTAAAACCCTCATCGAATTAGCACAACAGAAAAACCTGGTATTGAGTGTGTTCCACAATCGTCGTTGGGACGGGGATTTTCTGACAGTCAAAAAGCTGATTGAACAAGGTCGACTAGGTGAAGTGAAGGTGTTTGAATCGCATTTTGATCGTTATCGCCCCATCGTTCGTCAACGTTGGCGTGAGCAAGCCCAAGAAGGCGGCGGCATTTTGTTCGATTTAGCGCCACACCTACTTGATCAAGCTTTAGCGTTGTTTGGTCTTCCGCAGTCGTTATCGGCGGATTGCCGAATCATGAGGCCAGAGGCGAGCACGATTGATTATTTTGATCTGCAATTGTATTACCCACAGCATGTGGTGCGCTTGCACGCGAACTTGTATAGCCCGGAACCAAACGTGCGTTATCAAGTGCTCGGTAGCTTAGGTAAGTTCTTGAAATACGGATTAGATCCGCAGGAAGATCGTTTGAAAACGGGTGTTGTGCCTTGTACTCCCGAATGGGCGCAAGAAACGTCAGAGCAGTTTGGGGTTTTCTATCACGCTGAGGGAAGCGAGATTATTCCGACTGAGCAAGGTGGATATCAACACTACTTTCAACAAGTTGCGTTGGCGATTCGTCATGGCAAGGCCAACCCAGTGAGTGCAGAATCGGCACTGCAATCGATCCAACTGATTGAGTTAGCTTTAGAAAGCAGTGCCAAAGGCCAACGCTTAACGGTTGCTCTCTAA
- the pncB gene encoding nicotinate phosphoribosyltransferase: protein MNPRLFSPHIVRSLLDLDAYKINMMQAIHHFYPDVSVRYELIVRSEEDASGLLDEIRQEIAHLGRLRFSDADIHYLTQHAPHLKATFLQSLRYFHFVPEEQVEMGIVKQGGKQQLRISIRGSWRDTILYETLVMAIVSEVRSRQRWAEVPADLPLKVLKTKLEQLKAEIERRGINNFSLTEMGTRRRFSSQVQRDVLACLKQEIPQWVLGTSNYHFAREFDLKPIGTIAHEWFMGHQALVNERDSQQVALERWLTAFDGMLAIAPTDTLTIDAFLNDFNRHLANAYDGVRHDSGCPFRWGDKMIAHYQQLGIDPTTKLFIFSDGLDFDQALDLCEYFAGRVKISFGIGTFLTNDLANWRNAAGVEYRPLSIVIKLAECQGRPVAKISDQPEKAMCEDPIFLANLKRRFNIELDVDALIQELRHQKRSPRHYISAA from the coding sequence ATGAATCCACGCCTGTTTTCTCCCCACATCGTTCGTAGCTTGCTCGATCTTGATGCTTATAAAATCAATATGATGCAAGCGATACACCATTTTTATCCGGATGTGTCGGTGCGCTATGAATTGATAGTCCGCAGTGAAGAGGATGCCAGCGGACTTCTTGATGAAATACGTCAAGAGATCGCTCATCTTGGCAGATTGCGCTTTTCGGATGCCGATATTCATTATTTGACTCAGCATGCGCCGCATCTCAAGGCGACCTTCTTGCAATCGTTGCGTTATTTCCATTTTGTGCCTGAAGAGCAAGTAGAAATGGGGATTGTCAAACAAGGTGGAAAACAGCAACTGCGGATCAGTATTCGTGGCAGTTGGCGTGACACGATTTTGTATGAAACCTTAGTCATGGCGATCGTATCTGAAGTACGCAGTCGTCAGCGTTGGGCTGAGGTACCTGCTGATTTACCACTGAAGGTGCTCAAAACCAAGCTTGAACAATTAAAAGCGGAGATTGAGCGTCGTGGGATCAACAACTTTTCTTTGACCGAAATGGGGACCCGTCGCCGCTTTTCTAGCCAAGTGCAGCGTGATGTGTTGGCTTGCCTTAAGCAAGAGATCCCACAATGGGTGCTGGGTACCAGCAACTATCATTTCGCTCGCGAATTTGATTTAAAGCCGATTGGTACCATAGCCCATGAATGGTTTATGGGGCATCAAGCTTTGGTTAATGAGCGCGATTCACAACAAGTGGCGTTAGAGCGCTGGTTGACGGCGTTTGATGGCATGCTCGCCATTGCCCCGACCGATACTTTAACCATCGATGCCTTCTTGAATGATTTCAACCGTCATTTGGCAAACGCTTATGATGGTGTGCGCCATGATTCGGGCTGCCCATTCCGTTGGGGGGATAAAATGATTGCCCACTACCAGCAGTTGGGGATTGATCCCACCACCAAGCTTTTCATTTTCTCGGATGGTTTGGATTTCGATCAGGCACTGGATCTGTGTGAATATTTTGCTGGGCGAGTGAAGATTTCTTTCGGGATCGGCACCTTTTTAACCAATGATTTAGCGAATTGGCGTAATGCGGCGGGGGTTGAGTATCGCCCACTCTCGATTGTGATTAAGCTTGCGGAGTGTCAAGGTCGCCCTGTGGCGAAAATCAGCGATCAACCGGAAAAAGCCATGTGTGAAGATCCGATCTTTTTGGCCAATCTCAAACGGCGCTTTAACATCGAATTGGATGTGGATGCGCTTATCCAAGAGCTGCGTCATCAAAAGCGTTCACCACGACACTATATTTCAGCGGCCTAA
- a CDS encoding NUDIX hydrolase, producing the protein MIVTIDMICLRLAPKGIETLLVKRSNPNRPDCGLWAIPGGWVFDEDLSAQGGEPADKDFDSARRRICRQKIHTYPNFISDPLVDGNPKRDPSGWSISISHYALLNDSNVKQIEEAGMDKSRVDWFALETILQGKQVLAFDHVAQIQHAWKKLRAAVEYTSVVLFSLEQEFLVADIIEAYAKFGVDVNRMTVKRRLIDTGVIVSTNKIAASNKGKGGKPATIYRLASNEVIYFQTCLRG; encoded by the coding sequence ATGATTGTCACCATTGATATGATCTGTTTGCGCCTTGCCCCCAAGGGCATTGAGACGTTATTAGTCAAACGCAGCAATCCGAACCGCCCTGATTGCGGTCTTTGGGCAATTCCCGGCGGCTGGGTGTTTGATGAAGATCTCAGCGCGCAAGGTGGCGAGCCCGCTGACAAAGATTTTGATTCTGCGCGTCGACGCATCTGCCGCCAAAAGATCCATACTTACCCCAACTTCATCAGTGACCCTTTAGTGGATGGCAATCCTAAGCGCGATCCAAGCGGTTGGAGCATCAGTATTTCTCACTATGCTCTGCTCAATGATTCCAACGTCAAACAGATTGAAGAGGCCGGGATGGATAAGAGCCGTGTCGATTGGTTTGCGTTAGAGACAATTTTGCAAGGTAAACAAGTGCTGGCGTTTGATCACGTTGCACAAATTCAGCATGCATGGAAGAAACTGCGCGCAGCGGTTGAATACACCTCTGTGGTGCTATTTTCACTCGAACAAGAGTTTCTGGTGGCGGATATTATTGAGGCTTACGCCAAATTCGGGGTGGACGTGAATCGCATGACGGTAAAACGCCGGCTGATTGATACTGGGGTGATTGTCAGCACCAATAAAATTGCCGCCTCTAACAAAGGTAAAGGCGGCAAACCTGCAACAATTTATCGTTTAGCTAGCAATGAAGTGATCTATTTTCAGACCTGTTTACGTGGCTAG
- a CDS encoding zinc-dependent metalloprotease family protein, with protein sequence MKKASLALAISVGFCSPAIWATTQIDVLGLYTPDTAKGFKQEHVAQMQHSVNVANKVLKDSGLDIQVNLAATKEVNYDTQPGQKKSLDQVLNAATPFNRIDPAFADVEAYRQKVGADMVAIFRYLDVNNSPDYERFSNGRYSMSCGVAWIVAPSEWNYPQHAKKRMYSHSYLNECGAETFIHELGHNFGLNHAHEQYKGLPHLSNGTAVDAYGYGVKNQFATIMAYPHLFGVGRSYKFSSPDLQCEGTPCGVKDYANSVRAIGLTSPHIAKAYNSTATPNDEGTLGGAEPTDNANKVFAVKVPLALPDKKTLTLPIKVSAQQSTTAQVDIDITHQYRGDLSLILHAPDKSYWMLKQVNRYDRNQSYKVKFTLNDIDPSATEGEWRLDIKDHFGGKVGTLNKFQITFQ encoded by the coding sequence ATGAAAAAGGCGTCATTGGCACTGGCCATAAGTGTCGGGTTTTGCTCACCCGCAATTTGGGCAACAACCCAAATTGATGTGTTAGGCTTATACACCCCAGATACCGCAAAAGGGTTTAAACAAGAGCATGTCGCTCAAATGCAGCACAGCGTGAATGTGGCCAATAAAGTGTTGAAAGACAGTGGCTTGGATATTCAAGTGAACTTGGCGGCGACCAAAGAGGTCAACTACGACACGCAACCGGGACAAAAAAAATCTCTGGATCAAGTGTTAAATGCTGCTACTCCATTTAATCGAATCGACCCTGCTTTTGCGGATGTTGAAGCTTATCGTCAAAAGGTTGGTGCGGATATGGTGGCCATTTTCCGTTACCTTGATGTCAATAACTCGCCCGATTATGAGCGTTTCTCGAACGGTCGTTACTCAATGAGCTGCGGTGTAGCTTGGATTGTAGCTCCCTCGGAGTGGAACTATCCGCAACATGCTAAGAAGCGCATGTACAGCCATAGCTATTTAAATGAGTGTGGAGCGGAAACCTTTATCCATGAATTAGGACATAATTTCGGTCTGAACCATGCCCACGAACAGTACAAAGGGCTCCCTCATCTCAGCAATGGAACTGCGGTGGATGCTTATGGTTATGGTGTGAAAAACCAATTTGCCACCATCATGGCATACCCACACTTATTTGGCGTAGGGCGCAGTTATAAGTTTTCTAGCCCAGATTTACAGTGTGAAGGCACACCCTGTGGTGTGAAAGATTACGCCAACTCTGTGCGCGCGATTGGCCTTACTTCGCCGCATATTGCCAAGGCTTATAACAGCACGGCTACACCTAATGATGAAGGAACCCTAGGAGGAGCAGAGCCCACAGACAATGCGAATAAAGTCTTTGCGGTAAAAGTCCCACTCGCGTTACCAGATAAAAAAACCTTGACTTTACCGATCAAAGTGAGTGCTCAGCAATCGACCACTGCGCAAGTTGACATTGATATTACTCATCAATACCGTGGCGATCTGAGCCTTATTCTGCATGCCCCCGATAAAAGTTACTGGATGCTGAAACAAGTCAACCGTTACGATCGTAACCAAAGTTATAAAGTGAAGTTCACTTTGAATGACATTGACCCATCAGCGACTGAAGGGGAGTGGCGTCTTGACATTAAAGATCACTTTGGTGGCAAAGTGGGAACGTTGAACAAGTTCCAAATCACCTTCCAATAA
- a CDS encoding winged helix-turn-helix transcriptional regulator, translating into MDVKIISSRIPINDTVALQQLERISAKWVTHILWYLDSSESARFGELQYSLSGISAKMLSHRLKMLEEIGWVWREQQPTIPVTVYYGLTNSGRVVANGLYRWIDQVVENERELLLESN; encoded by the coding sequence GTGGACGTAAAAATAATATCTTCAAGAATACCTATTAATGATACCGTCGCATTGCAACAGTTGGAAAGAATATCAGCCAAGTGGGTCACGCATATACTTTGGTATTTAGACTCGTCGGAGTCTGCTCGTTTTGGAGAACTTCAATATTCATTGAGTGGCATTTCAGCAAAAATGTTAAGCCACAGGTTGAAAATGCTTGAAGAGATTGGCTGGGTATGGCGTGAGCAGCAGCCTACCATACCTGTAACGGTTTATTACGGCTTGACCAACTCGGGTAGAGTCGTGGCGAACGGGTTATATCGGTGGATAGATCAAGTCGTCGAAAATGAACGAGAACTACTTTTAGAAAGTAATTAA